In Citrus sinensis cultivar Valencia sweet orange chromosome 3, DVS_A1.0, whole genome shotgun sequence, the sequence CCAGCTCATAGCCTAGATTTATCAagtacaatatttatttatgcatATCTGACACAATCTTTATTTACCTTATACACAATGCAAACCCTTCGACATCATACAGCTTCAGTTTTATAGATATTAAGTTTCAGCATAACAACTGGTCTCTCAAGGAGAAGAAGCCAATGATAAGTCAGCGTAAGTAATTAGGTTACACATAAACTCATCCAGTTTCATATATTGCTGGTTTCAAAAATAGGTATCAAGTAGCACACACACTCAGTAGATAATGTAGTCTGATCGTAGATCTCGCACTGAGATGCCACAAGCTTGATATCCAGCATCTAGCTTACCTGCAAATGGGAGAAAACATTGATGCACGTGCAACACGAGTGTGTAGAAATGAGATGTGATGGGAGAATTAATTACCTGAGATAGAGTATCTTCTTGTCCGGGTGAGAGTAAGCAGTGCCACCACCCTCGATGATAGCAGGACTGAAGAAATTCCGAGAAGCTAATGCATGGATTGCACTCAGCTCTTGCCCAGTCACCGTGTTTGCTTGCTGAAACCTCTCCATTTCTGCTATATGAGTTTGAgaaacaatgaaattttaataacgtGCTGAAATTTTGGAAGAGGGCGAGAAAAAATGCATTATACATACAACGGACTGATTTGCATACCTTTGATCGGAGACATACGCTTTCATTTTCCAGCTCAATCTcctatgaaaatgaaaatgttaaagAGTTCCAtaaaagctttgaagaaaACGAAAAAAAGGCTACAggatttaatgaattttaattattacccTTTTCTGCAAGAACTCAATTTCAGCTAGCGGCATTTCATGCTGTTGCACAAAACAGGAAACGCACAaagcaacaaattattttcaaaatgacataaattacatatattgAATGTATATCGATGAAGTTTATGCAATGTATTGTTGCAAAACAATGGTGTATTgctcaaattcaattaatttttgtatgcataatgcaattaattaattaccttcTTGAACCTGAACCTAGTGATGCCTCGCTCAAGCCTGTTCTCCAGTTGCTTAAGCTCCTTTACAGTTAAAGAACTCAGAGAATCACCCATCAAATGCCTATATGAAGAGTCAAGAGTGAGAGAaccaattgaaaatttaattgaaattgtatattttggaataattaattaactacacttaatatgaaaataattgttgatgaaataattgaaaataccTGTTAGAATTCAGTGACATTTGAATTTGCTGCCGCAGCTTCACCGATTCCTGCTGATAGTACCGTTTTCATGGGTCACATGTAACGGgagaagttaaatttttattgggaaCTTTATATTTCAATGCTAGCTATGTggtaataaatgataattagttggttttttttttcaccttttcataataatatatattcctAGCAAAGCCTGAATTTGTAgcttaaattaatgaattacttACCCGAGCATTGATCTCAGTAACAGTGccagaatttatttattttatagctTAAATTACATAcatttacacacacacacgcacacacgcaacacacacacatacatacacacacgcTAAGAACAGCAGGTTATATTCATCAAATTCATCTACAAATAACTAACTAACTAGATAGCTCagcttcttttctttccaaCTGAATTTCTGAACTTGGTAGATTCTCTGCAGGTTTAGCAATAACCTTCAGGAACTCCAGATAATCGGGGTCTTTATTGTCCACATCAAAACCAAATACAGCTATTGCTACAGTACTTCTAAAAACAAtaagaagataaagaaaataaaggtaactttgaaatttagcAGCTTAAGTGTACGGTAAAAGTCACAACATTTCAACCTCAAAAGTAtcctaagtttttttttttaaacaaaaaaaatacctTTAAAAATGGTGCCTTCACGGCTATCCTTTCTAGAACAAGGCTTGGGAACACGTTGAGATGGAGCATATCCAACAACAGCCTTAAACTGAGCAACTAATCGAGAAACCAATAACACATCTAAtcaaccaaaaagaaagtgCCCTTTTGATTTAAAACAACATAAACTCATTCTTACCAAATTAAGATTGATAAGTAAAGGTAAAAGTGTAagcaaaattacccttttcaTTAACAAACAAATGTCCATTCAACAACTCCGCAAACTCAAACACATCCGCAGGcttcttcattcttcataTGCTCGTGAATGCCTCTGATGCTTGTaactgttaaaaaaataaaatccaagttaaaataatttttttttaaaaaaaacccaaaaatcaatcaattataaaaaatttaaaaaattttttaaaaaaaactaaattttccAGGGCAAAAGTAGAACCAATTGTAACAGTCATTGAAGTGATCGTGGAAAAGGGCTAAAAGGTCATTTTGAGAGAGGGAAGGAGGCAAATGACGAATCAATACTTTGGTTCTTTGCAATGGCTCCTTCATTTCATCGCATTCAATTTGTTCCAATTGTATTGAAATCGAAAATCAAAAAAgagttttgattattttgtaccctaattttttatttgggttGAGAACGAAATTGGAATGTTGTTTATTGGAAAGTTTTAGATGCACGTAATCGTTGTGTTTTCCTCCAGAGGGGCCTCTGAACACTCACAAACGGGAGATTTACCCTTGGGAAACGTCGTCGTGTGGGCATTCCCTAAGCGGGTATCACGTGTCGAAAAGTTAACGAGATTCATATTTCCTTACCTGGGGCAACATCAATTGATATTCCCTACTTCCCTTCATATTACTTTTGGGGAGTCTAGGAATGTCATGGATATTCCTCTATTCAAATCAACATatactaattattttagtatttttaaaatatttaataatatttaataatatagttttatattattttcattttcatttttaaataaatttttattcatatttattataaattaaatgaataatacaaatacaaataaaaataaaaatttaaatactaaaaataaaaatatatgcgtcattataaataaaatttaattataaaatattttcttgtactttttgttactttaaaatatttttcttataatcaatgcatataTTATAGCTCCAAGATAagttattaagaaaattactCATTTGcccttttttgtttaaattttttggggACGGAAGAgtttttagatattataaaattagtaagaaataagtgatatatattagttccagtagaaaaaaaaaattaacaacctccttaataataaaagtaacaaaataatgaaatgcaaaagagagaaattacATGTTCATTCATCTTTTagattcttttcttctcaactttctatttaaacccttttaaattcttttcttctcaactttttatttaaatttttttacattcttTACTTCTCAACTTTCTATTTAAActctttcaaattcttttcttcaaactctTTTAGATTCTTTACTTCTCAACTTTCTATTTAAACTCTCTTACATCCTTTACTTCTCAACTTTCTATTTAAACTTTCTATTAcattcattattcaatttataattttcataccttaaatcctaaaatttaagtCAAGTCTCTTCCCCTTTCTCATCTCTTCGTACGCAACGCAATCTTTTTAGGCCTCCTCTCTTTCCAAGTAAGTAAAATATCAGTTCATTGCATCATCTCACTGTTTGTTTTCATACTTTGCTTTCTCCAAATTGCCCTTGCCTTTTCCTCTCAATctcaatttttagttttttcttttgattatagactctattttctttaccttagtttgtaaattttatcGCATGTACTGCATAATCATGGGCGACCCAATTAAGGCCCATGAGGGGTagccattaatttttcttttaaatgtacCTCAAGccctttttaaaagaattaaataaaaaaaatttagacacatttttcatataaCAAAAGACATATTGTTCAATGGTAAGAGTTTATTTGATGGTTTTAAAGTCCTGATTCAAATCCCAATCGCCACattagtttgtttttttaatattttatgaaaactACTCGGAAAAATGATACTTTCATGcctttgaaataaataatttgttactattattatttagaatttaaaagaaagtaatGAAATTTGAGTTTATGAGACTTAAAATGTATGGTGtgaacatttaaaaaaagcccaaattaaataaaagttttgaattaaGCCCCCCTAATTGAAGTGTTTGGGTCCGCCACTATGCATAATTGATCAtcgtcattttttttcaataatttcataaaacaagcataattaaattaaattatatattagcataattaattaattaactgatGCTATTTAGATTCTGAGCTTGATTATATATCAATgcatcatatttttattaagattataaatttaactataTCGTCAGGGTCcgaatgatttttatttttaattatttttaatgaatttattcatGTTCGGTTGGATAATATTTAAAGTAATAAcaaatataagttttaatgGAGTGAAATTGTTAGGgtatggtaactaaattttctttcttattgttTAACGATAAAAAGTGAATTCAATGTGAAGTGGTTTGATACTGTAAATGCATTGCaggtaaattgaaattttttttaggatgGGAGAAAGAGTGATTGATGGCGATTGGAAGCCTACTTCTCCATCTATTGGGGAGCGTACTGTGGTTTTACTTGGCCGTACTGGCAATGGCAAAAGTGCGACGGGCAATAGTATTCTCGGAAGAAAAGCCTTCAAGGCGAGTGCTGGCTCGTCTGGTGTTACTATAACTTGTGAAATGAAGACAACCGTGCTCAAAGATGGCCAAGTTGTTAATGTCATTGATACCCCCGGTAATTTACTAATGTTGGTGTCTAGATATTCCATTTCCATGCTTGTTGATGTTGTGGTGGCAAGTAGATTGATGTTATGAGCCATTGCAGGGCTTTTTGATTCTTCCGCTGGCTCTGAGTTTGTCGGCAAGGAAATTGTCAAATGTATTGGTTTGGCCAAGGGTGGGATCCATGCAGTCCTTGTAGTTTTCTCTGCTCGAAACCGTTTTTCTCAAGAGGAAGAAGCTGCAGTACACCGTTTGCCGACCTTGTTCgggaaaaaaatttttgaCTATATGATTGTTGTTTTCACTGGAGGGGATTATCTTGAAGATAATGAGAAAACATTAGAAGATTATTTGGGTCATGAGTGTCCAAAGCCTTTAAAGGTTCGTTTCTGAACTGCAACAGTGTTCGATAATTTCATTAGTCATTTTGATCAAGTTGTCTTTGGTTGGTTCTTTTGTGAAGTTTTAGACTCCTTTACGGTTGGACCATTGGAAGTTTAATATGAATATATGCATGCTGAAAATACTTGATAGGTGTATAGTAGTCCAGCCGTCTTAAAATTCCATTTTCAATAGGGCTTCATTTCCTGAATGGTTTTCTTCTGCCATGCGGGATATGCCGGAGAGGTGATTGGTTGGTAATTTTCTGCTGGCATTacttaattttagttatattttaatgCCTCTGAATGAGATGTCATTCATTCATTTGCTAAGCATTTATGCTTTTCTTATTTGTATTCTTTGATTTCCTCTGCTATTTAATCTTGGTTCTTATTCTATTAACGTgtgttcatttgtttgtttcttaaaatatgttcttttgttgggagaacctgtgcctcTCGGTTCCAGCGGAgacttctagtctgggttgtggtatGAGCTTAAAAGtgtctcccacagttgggACCCTTTCCAGGATACCTCGtggtcaaaaaaaaaaaaaaatgtacctcttttttttttacgtgAGGTCCATTTTATTCGGCAttgtttgaataaaatatcaagactAACTTTACAAGATTTAAAATTCTCTTACAAATTCCTGTGGATTCTAGCCTCAGAattgttgaataaaatttcaatgtgAGATCTTTTTTCAGTTTCAACATGCAAATCTCTTATTTTCAGAATGTACTTGATGAATTtggtttctaaaattttttaacttgagAAAGATTTATATCAAGTTCTTCTATTTTACTGCATACTTGATTTAACCTATGAGGAGtgggaagaaaaataacaaaaaataaaataaagaccCCTTCAAGTTCTAGCTCTGCAATTAACAAAATCGGGTTATTTTAAGGGAACTTTGTTTTACTTATTGTACCAATTTTTGCAGTTTGAAGGAATCAATTGTAGATGCCACAATTAGGTCAACTATGTAGATGCCACAGAAAATGTGATCTTGCCTTTTGGCAGTTTTGAGCTTTGATCACAATAATACAGTCTTTCATGCTTTGTTCTATAATGTAAGAATTTGCCGAGTGAAGAGGCAGCTACTGCTTTGTAGCCACTAATTTTGATTGAGTCAATACTTTTCACGGGAATATATgcagattattattattattattattattttgttatatggAATGCTGATCACCTTTTAAGGTCTTTAAATTTGATGGACGTAAGAGGTTATGTAAGTGGTCAAACCATAAGGAGAATGgaattgattattaaatagTTTCTGAGGAGACCTGATATTAAGTGCTTACGAtcacaataaaaacaaattttgtcaGCTTAATATCCTCAAACTTTTAGAGACTACAAGTGTTTGATTGGTTCATCAATGCTTACGAAATGAGCTAACATTTGCTTTATTCCtgatcatttttccattattttaGGAAATCCTTCAACTATGTGATAATAGGTGCGTGCTTTTTGATAACAAGACCAAGGATGAGGCCAAGAGAACTGAGCAGGTTGGGAAGCTTCTTTCTCTGGTTAACTCTGTGATCGTGCAGAATGGTGGGCAGCCATATACGGACGAGCTCCTTGCTGAGTTGAAGGTGACTTCATTACTGTCGCGATTGACTTCTGTGCTGCTTCTTTCTGAATATGTCATGACaatatctctttttcttttttttttctactcaGAGAGGGGCTACTGAACTCCGTGATCAACAAGCTGAGGTTGATTCTCTCAAGGAATAttcaaaacaagaaatttcAAAGCTAATGGGCCAGATGCAGGAATCATATGAAGATCAAATCAAACGAATTACTGAGATGGTATTTTTTATACTCCTTGTTTTGGCATCAAaatatgacatgcatatgTGTTCATCTCTCAGATCGGGTAATCATTTCTAAAActgtgtaattaaaaaaatgcctACAAAGCGTGCAGGTACCTGTAATGATATTCTAAATTGTTAGATTTGGAGGTGATAAAGACTGCCGCTCTGTCCTTACCCCTAGATTGCTGGAGATTGCCATCTGAAAAGAGGCTTTATCTTGCTAGTTGATGTGGACCTATCTGTTATTATCTGTTCACTGATTGCGTTTTGAAGGCTGTAACATGCTGTTCTTAACTTGGAACATTGTTTGACCGTCCTGCTCTGTTTTGTTTGTTGATGAAATTAAGTGGGTTATTGTATGATAGTAGCTAGAGGTGGTTTACTTATCATGACTTGCACTTAGGAATGGATTCTGCACTTGTTTAGTCATCAATCATGAGAACATTTCTTGTAAAACTGTGGATACTGTTTTCTTGCCTGAcatattctaattttgttaaaaacaaaatagccACATTCAAAATAAGTTTTCATGAAAATATAGTTAGGCACGTGGAACCTAATCAAATGGCTGCATAGTTTTGATTTTCCTTTCCacagttttaatttatagcaAGGCAATACAATGATTCGGAATTAAGCCAGTTCCTATTCACAAGAATCTGAATTTGCTGTAACATTCTGTGTAATGACTATATGTCTGAGGCGCTAATAAGTTTTAGTCTTCACATTCTTGGAGTAtggcaaaattaaaaagttagtAGATTCTTTAatactttatattttgaatttatgtgTTGGATTTTTTAAGCTTTTGTTTCTACCATTTATCAATGATTGAGAGTTTGGAATTGATTGAAGTAAGAATGTTTCGCCGAGTATGGTGAACTTAGCAACTCCCTTTGCAATTggattaaactaaattaatactCAAGAATTTGCTTCTCTTAAGTTGGAGTTTTATAATACCaatacctttttctttttttttttttaatttgtattatgaTGCTACTCTAGGGCTTAGTAGTATGTTTTCTGACTGATATTGATGCTTTTTTGATAGGTTGAGTCTGAGCTCAAAGAGACAACAACTAGGCTCGAACAGCAATTGGCAGAGGAGCAAGCAGCTCGGTTAAGGGCAGAAGAGGTTGCACAATTAGCTCAAATGAAGTCGATGAAATTCAAGCTGGGAGTGCTGAGAAGGAGACTGCGGAGCGCCCTAAGAAACCTTATAATGGGGATTGTGCCAGTTTTTGACCTAGTCACCTGCAGGCACAATGTGCCATCGGCGTGAAAATCACCTAAagtatattttcttattgtgCCATTCTTTGACCTAGTCACCTGCAGGCACAATGGAAAAACCGTATTGACATCAAATGAAGCTTCTTTTATGGAGCCGTCTAGAATCTTTTCTTACACGGCGGATTCAAAGAGATCTGATTCCTTTTCTCCTCATTGAGCTCTAAACGAACGCTATATTGTTTCCACATTTGTAGCAGATACAACCCAAAATGTGCCCTTATAATGATCATGACTTtcccaaaaattcaaacaGACTAACAGAGCAAACCTAACATCCAAGAGACTTGCAATAAAACCACCAAGCCTATGACCTTTCTTTGATTCACACCATACTTCAACTAGCTCATGGTCTAGGTTTATCAagtacaatatttatttatgcatATATGACACAATCTATATTTACCTTATACATAATGCAAATCCTTCGACATCATACAGCCTCAGTTTTGTAAGTTTTATAGATGTAAGTTTCAGCATAATAACTGGTCTCCCAAAGAGAAGATGCCAATGATAAGTCAGCGTAAGTAATTAGATTACACATAAACTCATCCAGTTTCATATATTGCTGATTCAAAAATAGGTATCAAGTAGCACACACATTCAGTAGATAATGATAGTCTGATCGTAGATCTCGTACTGAGATGCCACAAGCTTGATCTCCAGCATCTAGCTTACCAGCAAAGGGGAGAAAACATTGATGCACGCGCAACACGATAAAGTTTATGCAATGTATTGTTGCAAAACAATGGTGTATTgctcaaattcaattattttttgtatgcataatgaaattaattaattaccttcTTGGACCTGATCCTCGTGATGCCTCACTCAAGCCTGTTCTCCAGTTGCTTAAGCTCCTTTACAGTTAAAGAACTCAGAGAATCACGCATCAAATGCCTATATGAAGAGTCAAGAGTGAGATAACCAAttgaaaattcaattgaaattgtatattttggcataattaattaactatgcttaatatgaaaatgattgttgatgaaataattgaaaatactTGTTAGAATTCTGTAACATTTGAATTTGCTACTGCAGCTTCACTGATTCCTGCTGATAGTACCGTTTTCATGGGTCACATGCAATgggaaaagttaattttttgttaggAACTTTATATTTCAATGCTAGCTATTTGGTAACAAATGGTAATTAgttggttttttctttttttcttttttttttcaccttttcataataatatatgttccTAGCAAAGCCTGAATTTAtagtttaaattaatgaattacttACCTGAGCATTGATCTCAGTAACAGTGCcagaatttattaattctgtAGCTTAAATTGCGTACATTtatgcacacacacacactaagAACAGCAGGTTATATTCATCAAATTCATCTCAAAATAACTAACTAACCAGATAGCTCagcttcttttctttccaaCTGAATTTCTGCACTTGGTAGATTCTCAGCAAGTTTACCAATAACCTTCAGGAACACCAAATAATCCGGGTCTTTATTATCCACATCAAAACCAAATATGGCTTATTACTGCAGTACTTCTAAAAACAAtaagaagataaagaaaactaaGGTATTCTTGTAATTGCTGTGCTTTTActtaactttgaaatttagcAGCTTAAGTGTACAGTAAAAGCCACATCACTTCAACTCCAAAAGTGccctaagtttttttttaaaataaaaagaattattataacATATGCACTTTAATTTTCCTCATTAagtgtattatttaatttttctctctcgatataaattttaaatttgtcatGACATAAAATTGAGACAATTCAAACACGATTCAATGGCCATGTAGTTGGATTTTATTTCAACACGGGTCCGGCATTAGCTTAATTGGTagtaatctttaaaaaaaaaaattaatttctataaatGGAAAGGAGGGAACTAATTTCCAAAAGAGGAAGGAGAGAGGGGCACGCGAGAgagaaggagagagagagaaattgacCCGTTTAGCCCGACCCAACCCACGAGACCGACCCGGATCCGACTCCCGTTTACAGCCACCGTTTCGGTCAAGCTTGGTACTGATCTGAAGCTTGAGTGACGCCGGTCATATCCCCCTGTCATCGTCATTGGAAAACAGCCAGAACCCCGGTGATCGAAACTTGAAAGACCGCGGCTCAACCCATTTTCGTCGCCGTCAATCTCGCCAGAATTAGGTTGCCCCACCGGTTGCGTTCGATTCTTCACATCACCAGCTTTTATTTCCGGCCAACGTTGCTGCCCGAAACTTCCGTTTTGGCCGTGAACGACCGCTAGAAAGCTCACAGCTTTGGGagcacgatccgccaccattGCCGTGCGCGTAAGGTCACCGCCGTCACCGTTGGCTGAATTCCAGTCACCGTTGACTGGTGGGGGCATTTCGGTAATTTAATAAGACTTTAGGGGGAATTTGTAATTTGTGGAATCGGTggataatttggtaattttagaTTAGGGTAGTGAAGTAATTTGAGAGTTCCGAGGGTAATtcgataatttaaattattaacgGCATTATGGTAATTTCGCACTTTGAGGATAATTTCgtaaatttaaaacttgtgattaattttgttatccgAATTGAGGacaatttggtaatttaagaTGTTAAGGATGATTCgataaattatgatttcgACGGTAATTCGGTAAATTTCGGTGTCaggggcattttggtaatttttggacataagggtaattttgaaattttatgcATCCAGGAGTTTGGTTTTGAGCTTTATTTCACACTGTTAGTCGTACTTCatgatacaaataataattatgttgtttatttaattaggagGACCCGCGAGCGAGAATCAATCCGGGGACGTTTATGGTACCGAGTTTGAATATTatcactgtgagtggaatatacaaaatttattttcatagtatattctaattttaccATATAGTACAgcatattttgataataagtatttgatacttcgatttaatgattttctagaaaattaaattttattctacatgctgatatttattattattgaaaatgagtttgattaatgattttattatcattttttagaaaatgcATGATATTAGAATTGAGTGGATTTGAgatatattgaataaaaaggaaatgagatTTCAAATGTGATTATATGTTTATGTACATGTGTATAAAATGTTGTTTGGAAAATCATTGGACAGTACCCTTCCCCTTCAGATACAGagatacatataatatgagatgaatacaatgATATAGATGATATGAGATGAGAGGTCTTTGAGGCCCGTCTGAACACAGatagaggctttgggccgtgtgttTGGGCGCTTTTGCCTGTTGGGGGCTTATGTATGCAGTATGATGATTACAGAGATACATATGTTGAGATatatgagatatgagatggtATTTTCCAGTCTATCCGTTGTAGCTTTGGGGCA encodes:
- the LOC102610484 gene encoding agamous-like MADS-box protein AGL11, with translation MKKPADVFEFAELLNGHLFVNEKVAQFKAVVGYAPSQRVPKPCSRKDSREGTIFKAIAVFGFDVDNKDPDYLEFLKVIAKPAENLPSSEIQLERKEAELSNSGTVTEINARYYQQESVKLRQQIQMSLNSNRHLMGDSLSSLTVKELKQLENRLERGITRFRFKKHEMPLAEIEFLQKREIELENESVCLRSKVSEMERFQQANTVTGQELSAIHALASRNFFSPAIIEGGGTAYSHPDKKILYLR